Proteins co-encoded in one Deltaproteobacteria bacterium genomic window:
- a CDS encoding FHA domain-containing protein, with protein sequence MRALPSPGEGPAPVAVPSLPAFLRVEHGLPWGHWLRLDAGSAVAGSAPGLALSLADPTLAPCHAHFHHSGERLVVEALRADAELRVDGLRRRVARIDEPCVVSLGATHLQVLPPPRSASECDAVLQILRSWMRGDPATGLPTAARLGEVLREGCREDACRQALLLVGPDRVDRAAARTLLRALPEEVLVCRVGPEQLAAWLPEGPPARLELPASWRVVLVDCAATRHRPELMLLRALETLRHRAS encoded by the coding sequence ATGAGGGCCCTCCCCTCGCCCGGGGAGGGGCCGGCCCCGGTGGCCGTCCCCTCCCTGCCCGCCTTCCTCCGGGTGGAGCACGGCCTGCCCTGGGGCCACTGGCTTCGCCTCGACGCCGGCTCCGCCGTGGCCGGCTCGGCCCCCGGCCTCGCCCTCTCCCTGGCCGATCCCACCCTCGCCCCCTGCCACGCCCACTTCCATCACTCGGGCGAGCGCCTGGTGGTCGAGGCCCTCCGGGCCGACGCGGAGCTGCGAGTCGACGGCCTGCGGCGGAGGGTGGCCCGGATCGACGAACCCTGTGTCGTCAGCCTGGGCGCCACCCACCTGCAGGTCCTCCCGCCGCCCCGGAGCGCTAGCGAGTGCGACGCGGTGCTTCAGATCCTGCGCTCCTGGATGCGCGGTGATCCGGCCACCGGCCTGCCCACCGCCGCGCGGCTCGGTGAGGTGCTGCGCGAGGGTTGCCGGGAGGACGCCTGCCGGCAGGCCCTGCTCCTCGTCGGTCCCGATCGCGTCGATCGGGCCGCCGCCCGGACGCTGCTCCGGGCGCTCCCGGAGGAGGTCCTCGTCTGTCGGGTGGGACCCGAGCAGCTGGCGGCCTGGTTGCCCGAGGGCCCGCCCGCGCGGCTCGAGCTACCGGCGAGCTGGCGCGTGGTGCTGGTGGACTGCGCCGCGACGCGACACCGACCCGAGCTCATGCTCCTGCGGGCCCTGGAGACCCTTCGACATCGGGCCTCGTGA
- the recA gene encoding recombinase RecA — translation MGLKSSLKKITTRTGDRPSADGSRDEALAQAIGAIERSFGKGAIMQLGQAETQPVEAIPTGSLGLDLALGIGGLPRGRIVEIYGPESSGKTTLSLHALAQVQAAGGTAAFIDAEHAFDAVYAGKLGVKLDELLVSQPDTGEQALEICETLVRSGAVDLIVVDSVAALVPRAEIEGEMGDSHVGLQARLMSQALRKLAGVVHRNAATVVFINQIRMKIGVMFGSPETTTGGNALKFYASARLDIRRIGALKVGEEVRGNHTRVKVVKNKVAPPFRQAEFDIRYGEGIDRLGELLDHGVAAGLVQKSGAFYSLEGERLGQGREKAREALAADPERAAALEQRLRGDAGEAAGEPPAAADAGDEPEDAGKAA, via the coding sequence ATGGGACTGAAGAGCTCGTTGAAGAAGATCACCACCCGCACCGGAGACCGGCCGTCCGCCGACGGCAGCCGGGACGAGGCCCTCGCCCAGGCCATCGGCGCCATCGAGCGCAGCTTCGGCAAGGGCGCCATCATGCAGCTGGGCCAGGCCGAGACCCAGCCGGTGGAGGCCATCCCCACCGGCAGCCTCGGCCTCGACCTCGCCCTGGGTATCGGCGGCCTGCCCCGCGGCCGGATCGTCGAGATCTACGGACCGGAGAGCTCGGGCAAGACCACCCTCTCCCTCCACGCCCTGGCCCAAGTGCAGGCCGCCGGCGGCACCGCGGCCTTCATCGACGCCGAGCACGCCTTCGACGCCGTCTACGCCGGCAAGCTCGGGGTGAAGCTGGACGAGCTGCTGGTCAGCCAGCCCGACACCGGCGAGCAGGCGCTGGAGATCTGCGAGACCCTGGTCCGCAGCGGCGCGGTGGATCTGATCGTGGTCGACTCGGTGGCGGCCCTGGTGCCCCGGGCCGAGATCGAGGGTGAGATGGGCGACAGCCACGTCGGCCTCCAGGCGCGCCTGATGAGCCAGGCCCTGCGCAAGCTGGCGGGCGTCGTCCACCGCAACGCCGCCACCGTGGTCTTCATCAACCAGATCCGGATGAAGATCGGGGTGATGTTCGGCAGCCCGGAGACCACCACCGGCGGCAACGCCCTGAAGTTCTACGCCTCGGCCCGCCTCGACATCCGCCGCATCGGCGCCCTGAAGGTGGGCGAGGAGGTGCGCGGCAACCACACCCGGGTGAAGGTGGTGAAGAACAAGGTCGCTCCTCCCTTCCGGCAGGCCGAGTTCGACATCCGCTACGGCGAGGGCATCGATCGCCTCGGCGAGCTCCTCGATCACGGCGTCGCCGCCGGGCTCGTCCAGAAGTCCGGCGCCTTCTACAGCCTCGAGGGCGAGCGCCTCGGGCAGGGCCGGGAGAAGGCCCGGGAGGCGCTGGCCGCCGACCCCGAGCGGGCCGCGGCCCTCGAGCAGCGGCTGCGCGGCGACGCCGGCGAGGCTGCGGGTGAGCCGCCGGCCGCCGCGGACGCGGGCGACGAGCCGGAGGACGCGGGGAAGGCCGCATGA
- a CDS encoding YifB family Mg chelatase-like AAA ATPase: protein MIARTITAALEGVEAHRIDVEVALTRGLPSIAIIGLPDGAVREARVRIENALKAHGLPLPNKRITLSLAPCDRRKSGSAFDLPLAIALLAAMEIVPTRHTAHLALAGELALDGALRPVRGALALAERARSEGLAGIVLPMASAAEAASVEGLAVHGARDLGEAVALLCERELPAGLPCPPPPRLPAGAGPDLRDVRGQPAAVRALTIAAAGGHHLLLSGPPGAGKTMLARRLPGILPPLSPEERLETSRIYSAAGLLGDEPLIRERPFRAPHHTASQAALVGGGSQDRLYPGEISLAHHGVLFLDEAAEVPRGTLDALREPLESGEVIVSRARQRARLPARFQLVLASNPCPCGHDWEGSPRPCTCSPGLARRYAARLSGPLLDRIDLQITLRPVPYLALEAAPEGPDSRAVAHLVREARARQRRRLARSCFPAVNACMRRRELDRHCRLDAAGRDLLSRGADRLGLSARAVHRILRVARTIADLEGEGSITAPHLAEALAYRTLAPDDPNLQLPR, encoded by the coding sequence ATGATCGCACGCACCATCACCGCCGCCCTCGAGGGCGTCGAGGCCCACCGCATCGACGTCGAGGTCGCCCTCACCCGGGGGCTGCCGAGCATCGCCATCATCGGTCTCCCCGATGGCGCCGTGCGCGAGGCCCGGGTGCGGATCGAGAACGCCCTGAAGGCCCACGGCCTGCCGCTGCCCAACAAGCGCATCACCCTCTCCCTGGCTCCCTGCGACCGGCGCAAGTCGGGCTCGGCCTTCGACCTGCCCCTGGCCATCGCGCTCCTCGCGGCGATGGAGATCGTCCCCACCCGCCACACCGCGCACCTGGCCCTCGCCGGGGAGCTGGCCCTCGACGGAGCCCTGCGCCCGGTGCGGGGCGCCCTCGCCCTGGCCGAGCGGGCCCGGTCCGAGGGGCTCGCGGGAATCGTCCTCCCGATGGCGAGCGCCGCCGAGGCCGCCAGCGTCGAGGGCCTGGCGGTCCACGGCGCCCGGGACCTGGGCGAGGCGGTGGCGCTGCTCTGCGAGCGGGAGCTGCCCGCCGGCCTCCCCTGCCCTCCCCCGCCCCGCCTCCCCGCCGGCGCCGGCCCGGATCTGCGCGACGTGCGCGGCCAGCCCGCGGCGGTGCGCGCCCTGACGATCGCCGCCGCCGGCGGGCACCACCTCCTCCTCTCGGGACCCCCCGGGGCGGGCAAGACCATGCTGGCCCGGCGGCTGCCCGGGATCCTCCCGCCCCTCTCCCCCGAGGAGCGCCTGGAGACCAGCCGAATCTACTCGGCCGCCGGCCTCCTGGGGGACGAGCCGCTGATCCGCGAGCGCCCCTTCCGGGCGCCCCACCACACCGCCTCCCAGGCCGCGTTGGTCGGGGGAGGCAGCCAGGACCGGCTCTACCCGGGGGAGATCTCCCTGGCGCACCACGGCGTGCTCTTCCTCGACGAGGCGGCGGAGGTCCCCCGCGGCACCCTCGACGCCCTGCGCGAGCCCCTCGAGTCGGGAGAGGTGATCGTCAGCCGGGCCCGGCAGCGCGCCCGCCTGCCGGCGCGCTTCCAGCTCGTGCTCGCCTCCAACCCCTGCCCCTGCGGCCACGACTGGGAGGGCAGCCCCCGGCCCTGCACCTGCTCCCCCGGGCTGGCCCGGCGCTACGCCGCGCGGCTCTCGGGGCCGCTCCTCGACCGGATCGATCTGCAGATCACCCTGCGGCCGGTGCCCTACCTCGCCCTCGAGGCCGCCCCGGAGGGTCCCGACTCGCGGGCCGTCGCCCACCTGGTCCGGGAGGCGCGCGCCCGGCAGCGGCGCCGCCTCGCGCGCAGCTGCTTCCCGGCGGTGAACGCCTGCATGCGCCGGCGCGAGCTCGATCGTCACTGCCGCCTCGACGCCGCAGGCCGCGACCTCCTCTCCCGGGGCGCCGACCGCCTCGGGCTCTCGGCCCGGGCCGTCCACCGGATCCTCCGGGTCGCCCGGACGATCGCCGACCTCGAGGGCGAGGGGAGCATCACCGCCCCCCACCTCGCCGAGGCCCTCGCCTACCGGACCCTCGCCCCCGACGACCCCAACCTCCAGCTGCCCCGCTGA
- a CDS encoding DUF4920 domain-containing protein, giving the protein MIRKLFALALSVVLLAVAAPALAGKSEGKAYGKPLSKEALKVTVAQLVESPEDYVDKRVQVSGIVTDVCSKRGCWILIGGEDGETVRFKVTDGVIVFPIEAKGKRTEAEGIWTKFELSKEQVIERKKHHAEEKGEKFDPATVTGPETQCQLKGEGAVIK; this is encoded by the coding sequence ATGATCCGCAAGCTCTTCGCCCTCGCCCTCTCCGTGGTCCTCCTCGCCGTCGCGGCCCCGGCCCTCGCCGGCAAGTCCGAGGGCAAGGCCTACGGCAAGCCCCTCTCGAAGGAGGCCTTGAAGGTCACCGTCGCCCAGCTCGTCGAGAGCCCCGAGGACTACGTCGACAAGCGGGTGCAGGTCAGCGGCATCGTCACCGACGTCTGCTCGAAGCGCGGCTGCTGGATCCTCATCGGCGGCGAGGACGGCGAGACCGTCCGCTTCAAGGTGACCGATGGCGTGATCGTCTTCCCCATCGAGGCCAAGGGCAAGCGCACCGAGGCCGAGGGGATCTGGACCAAGTTCGAGCTCTCCAAGGAGCAGGTGATCGAGCGCAAGAAGCACCACGCCGAGGAGAAGGGCGAGAAGTTCGACCCGGCGACCGTGACCGGCCCCGAGACCCAGTGCCAGCTCAAGGGTGAGGGCGCGGTCATCAAGTGA
- a CDS encoding PepSY-associated TM helix domain-containing protein, with protein sequence MSDARVPDRPLKKAGGFKWRKWNNILHRDIGYLAAALTIVYAISGVAVNHIHQWNPNYTFEHEVSTFPPLPAGASKAQIVAHLRESLDLPEPKETFKPAPMKIQLFYEGWNVEADLEAGRAEMERPRERPILRDSNYLHLNHPKGLWTWFADLYAVALAFLAISGLFVLKGKKGLTGRGKWLFGLGLILPLVFIALRYLDR encoded by the coding sequence GTGAGCGACGCCAGGGTGCCGGACCGGCCGCTGAAGAAGGCCGGAGGCTTCAAGTGGAGGAAGTGGAACAACATCCTCCACCGCGACATCGGGTACCTCGCCGCGGCCCTGACGATCGTCTACGCGATCTCGGGGGTGGCGGTGAACCACATCCACCAGTGGAACCCGAACTACACCTTCGAGCACGAGGTGAGCACCTTCCCGCCGCTGCCGGCGGGGGCGAGCAAGGCGCAGATCGTCGCGCACCTGCGGGAGAGCCTCGACCTGCCGGAGCCGAAGGAGACCTTCAAGCCGGCGCCGATGAAGATCCAGCTCTTCTACGAGGGCTGGAACGTCGAGGCGGACCTGGAGGCCGGGCGCGCGGAGATGGAGCGCCCGCGTGAGCGCCCCATCCTGCGCGACTCCAACTACCTCCACCTGAACCACCCCAAGGGCCTCTGGACCTGGTTCGCCGATCTCTACGCCGTCGCGCTGGCCTTCCTCGCGATCAGCGGCCTCTTCGTCCTCAAGGGCAAGAAGGGCCTGACTGGCCGAGGCAAGTGGCTCTTCGGCCTCGGCCTCATCCTCCCCCTCGTCTTCATCGCCCTGCGCTACCTCGATCGCTGA
- a CDS encoding CinA family nicotinamide mononucleotide deamidase-related protein — protein MRVEILSIGNELLSGAIVDTNSAWMAERLYALGARVEAMHTVADELEAVAEVLRRTAARCDLILCTGGLGPTEDDLTAEAAALAAGVALERNAEAAAQVTEVVSGYGLAVTERQLGQADLPAGSAVLRNHHGTAPAFALTIGACEALFFPGPPRELQPLFEREVPPRLPAGSARSALQLRTFGRSESRLADLVRAIELPAGVELGYQVAFPEILLRLLSPIGAEREEGARQVEEAAARLEAALGELVYARGELDFPTFFGEALATRGLKLALAESCTGGYAAKLLTDAPGASRFLTFSAVTYANEAKVGVLGVSPATLEAKGAVSEEVALEMARGARRVGGADLALAITGIAGPEGGTEEKPVGTVCFAVSGPGEHELCLTRTFRGSRERIRRGGAFTAFELGRQAIGAGAGRRL, from the coding sequence ATGCGGGTGGAGATTCTCAGCATCGGCAATGAGCTGCTCTCGGGCGCCATCGTCGACACCAACAGCGCCTGGATGGCCGAGCGCCTCTACGCCCTCGGCGCGCGGGTCGAGGCCATGCACACGGTCGCCGACGAGCTCGAGGCCGTCGCCGAGGTCCTGCGGCGGACCGCCGCCCGCTGCGATCTGATCCTCTGCACCGGCGGCCTGGGACCCACCGAGGACGATCTCACCGCCGAGGCCGCCGCCCTCGCCGCCGGGGTCGCCCTCGAGCGCAACGCCGAGGCCGCCGCCCAGGTCACGGAGGTGGTCAGCGGCTACGGCCTGGCCGTCACCGAGCGCCAGCTGGGGCAGGCCGATCTCCCGGCCGGCAGCGCGGTGCTGCGAAACCACCACGGCACCGCCCCCGCCTTCGCCCTCACGATCGGCGCCTGCGAGGCCCTCTTCTTCCCGGGCCCTCCCCGGGAGCTGCAGCCCCTCTTCGAGCGCGAGGTCCCGCCTCGCCTGCCGGCCGGGAGCGCCCGCTCGGCCCTGCAGCTGCGCACCTTCGGCCGCAGCGAGTCGCGCCTGGCGGACCTCGTCCGGGCCATCGAGCTGCCCGCGGGCGTGGAGCTGGGCTACCAGGTCGCCTTCCCCGAGATCCTCCTGCGCCTCCTCTCGCCGATCGGCGCCGAGCGCGAGGAGGGCGCCCGCCAGGTGGAGGAGGCCGCCGCCCGGCTGGAGGCGGCCCTCGGCGAGCTCGTCTACGCCCGGGGCGAGCTCGACTTCCCCACCTTCTTCGGAGAGGCCCTCGCCACCCGGGGGCTGAAGCTCGCCCTCGCCGAGAGCTGCACCGGAGGCTACGCGGCCAAGCTCCTCACCGACGCGCCCGGGGCGAGCCGCTTCCTCACCTTCTCGGCCGTCACCTACGCCAACGAGGCGAAGGTCGGGGTGCTCGGCGTCTCACCGGCCACCCTCGAGGCGAAGGGGGCGGTCAGCGAGGAGGTGGCCCTCGAGATGGCCCGCGGCGCCCGCCGCGTCGGCGGCGCCGATCTGGCCCTCGCCATCACCGGCATCGCCGGTCCGGAGGGAGGCACCGAGGAGAAGCCGGTGGGGACGGTCTGCTTCGCGGTCAGCGGGCCGGGCGAGCACGAGCTCTGCCTCACCCGCACCTTCCGCGGCAGCCGGGAGCGCATCCGGCGGGGCGGGGCCTTCACGGCCTTCGAGCTCGGCCGTCAGGCCATCGGCGCGGGCGCCGGGAGGCGCCTGTGA
- a CDS encoding phosphatidylglycerophosphatase A translates to MGEGRFGFPERGVHQPGGLPWKALASFGGFGYSPFASGTVGTLPAVVIWWFAFPLLGGWGWLALSVVTTGISTLAAHKAGPLFGKTDAGEIVIDEVAGLFWTMTLAPHDWRWAVAGFFAFRLFDIVKPWPASYFDKKVKNGFGVTMDDVVAGLFACALLHAMAWIANAL, encoded by the coding sequence ATGGGCGAGGGACGCTTCGGCTTCCCCGAGCGGGGCGTCCACCAGCCGGGCGGCCTCCCCTGGAAGGCCCTGGCGAGCTTCGGCGGCTTCGGCTACTCCCCCTTCGCCTCGGGCACGGTCGGAACCCTGCCGGCCGTCGTCATCTGGTGGTTCGCCTTCCCCCTCCTCGGGGGGTGGGGGTGGCTGGCCCTCTCGGTGGTGACCACCGGGATCTCGACCCTGGCGGCCCACAAGGCCGGGCCCCTCTTCGGCAAGACCGACGCCGGGGAGATCGTCATCGACGAGGTGGCCGGCCTCTTCTGGACCATGACCCTGGCCCCCCACGACTGGCGCTGGGCGGTGGCCGGCTTCTTCGCCTTCCGCCTCTTCGACATCGTCAAGCCCTGGCCGGCCTCCTACTTCGACAAGAAGGTGAAGAATGGCTTCGGCGTGACGATGGACGACGTGGTGGCCGGCCTCTTCGCCTGCGCGCTGCTCCACGCCATGGCGTGGATCGCCAACGCGCTGTAG
- the pssA gene encoding CDP-diacylglycerol--serine O-phosphatidyltransferase — MAPRPRIELRKLLFVLPNLFTVSSIFCGFYAITLCVGEASGEQLYRAALLIFFATFFDAFDGRVARLTRTQSEFGMHLDSLADVVSFGVAPGLLAYKWGLAPLGTTGVLLAFIFPACGALRLARFNVLASREGPHHAPSAFFVGLPIPVAAAMLISLVIAHHKHFGRAVIHHYWVGLLVVGLGLLMVSNVRFRTFKDVGFSRKSALVFLLILAAGVMVATRARASFALVGYVGAYVVLGLVEELYRQSKALRRRGEDESAEEDEEDLLPAEEDEEVYS; from the coding sequence ATGGCACCTCGACCCCGCATCGAGCTTCGCAAGCTCCTCTTCGTCCTGCCGAACCTCTTCACGGTCTCGTCCATCTTCTGCGGGTTCTACGCGATCACCCTCTGCGTGGGAGAGGCCAGCGGGGAGCAGCTCTACCGGGCCGCCCTGCTCATCTTCTTCGCCACCTTCTTCGACGCCTTCGACGGGCGGGTCGCCCGCCTGACCCGGACCCAGAGCGAGTTCGGGATGCACCTCGACTCCCTGGCCGACGTGGTCAGCTTCGGCGTCGCCCCCGGCCTGCTCGCCTACAAGTGGGGCCTCGCTCCCCTGGGTACGACCGGCGTGCTGCTGGCTTTCATCTTCCCGGCCTGCGGCGCCCTGCGCCTGGCCCGCTTCAACGTGCTGGCCTCTCGCGAGGGACCCCACCACGCCCCGAGCGCCTTCTTCGTCGGCCTGCCCATCCCGGTGGCGGCGGCCATGCTGATCAGCCTGGTCATCGCCCACCACAAGCACTTCGGCCGGGCGGTGATCCACCACTACTGGGTGGGGCTGCTGGTCGTGGGCCTCGGCCTCTTGATGGTCAGCAACGTCCGCTTCCGCACCTTCAAGGACGTGGGCTTCTCCCGCAAGAGCGCCCTGGTCTTCCTCCTGATCCTCGCCGCCGGGGTGATGGTGGCGACCCGGGCCCGCGCCTCCTTCGCCCTGGTGGGCTACGTCGGCGCCTACGTGGTCCTGGGGCTGGTCGAGGAGCTCTACCGGCAGAGCAAGGCCCTGCGCCGCAGGGGAGAGGACGAGTCGGCCGAGGAGGACGAGGAAGATCTCCTCCCGGCCGAGGAGGACGAAGAGGTCTACTCCTGA
- a CDS encoding alpha/beta fold hydrolase, with product MSDAWLPGLLALGLLALVGLLALYRIAARWRLHLSTEADEQLWVRTADGWRLSLWGFAPDPAAPRRHLPVVLCHGLQANRFNLDFVPGRSLARALAAAGFEVFVAELRGSGGSSRSGDGPHGGFDAHLRQDLPAILDRVAARTGRDRCLWVGHSMGGMLAYAASGRPEGERLAGFVAVGSPATFRHHAPFFRRLPGLALTLFPRGIRLRRLLGWLAPLSGWLGAWPASDTINARNMEGWAIRRVVYNLVGDLPADHLRTFEVWIREGAFRSLLDGEDFLESLGRSRIPALLLAGAGDRLVPIPAVEAAAEVLGERAELRILGQETGYAADYGHGDILLGTSAPAEVYPLIREWLVARDAQLARPPASGVERPTAGA from the coding sequence ATGAGCGATGCCTGGCTCCCCGGCCTGCTGGCCCTCGGTCTCCTGGCGCTCGTGGGGCTGCTCGCGCTCTACCGGATCGCCGCCCGCTGGCGCCTGCACCTCTCCACCGAGGCCGACGAGCAGCTCTGGGTGAGGACCGCCGATGGCTGGCGGCTCTCCCTCTGGGGCTTCGCCCCCGATCCCGCGGCGCCCCGCCGGCACCTGCCGGTGGTGCTCTGCCACGGCCTGCAGGCCAACCGCTTCAACCTCGACTTCGTCCCCGGGCGGAGCCTGGCCCGGGCGCTGGCCGCGGCGGGCTTCGAGGTCTTCGTGGCCGAGCTGCGCGGCTCGGGCGGCTCCTCGCGCAGTGGAGACGGCCCCCACGGCGGCTTCGATGCTCACCTGCGCCAGGATCTGCCGGCCATCCTGGATCGGGTGGCGGCCCGGACCGGCCGGGATCGCTGCCTCTGGGTCGGGCACTCCATGGGCGGGATGCTGGCCTACGCCGCCAGCGGCCGCCCCGAGGGCGAGCGCCTGGCCGGCTTCGTGGCCGTGGGCTCCCCGGCGACTTTCCGGCACCACGCGCCCTTCTTCCGCCGCCTGCCCGGCCTGGCCCTCACCCTCTTCCCCCGGGGCATCCGCCTGCGGCGCCTGCTGGGCTGGCTGGCGCCCCTCTCGGGGTGGCTGGGCGCCTGGCCGGCCAGCGACACCATCAACGCCCGCAACATGGAGGGCTGGGCCATCCGCCGGGTCGTCTACAACCTGGTGGGCGATCTCCCGGCCGATCACCTGCGGACCTTCGAGGTCTGGATCCGGGAGGGCGCCTTCCGCTCCCTCCTCGACGGGGAGGACTTCCTGGAGAGCCTCGGGCGCAGCCGGATCCCGGCCCTGCTCCTGGCCGGCGCCGGGGATCGCCTGGTGCCGATCCCCGCGGTCGAGGCCGCCGCCGAGGTGCTCGGGGAGCGGGCGGAGCTGCGGATCCTCGGTCAGGAGACCGGCTACGCCGCGGACTACGGCCACGGGGACATCCTCCTGGGGACCAGCGCGCCGGCCGAGGTCTACCCCCTGATCCGGGAGTGGCTGGTGGCCCGGGACGCGCAGCTGGCCCGCCCGCCCGCCTCCGGAGTCGAGCGACCGACCGCCGGGGCC